The genomic region ACCTGACTTAGATCATACAAACAGTCCAAATCATTCTTTGACTTTGGAGTAGCAGTAAAAACTCATAACTTATAAACCTacctagtgccgtgtggttcccggcaccaatacaaaaaagaataggactttcctatggatgtcgtaaaagccgactaaggggtaggcttataaacatgggattcttcttttaggcgatgggctagcaacctgtcactatttgaatctcaattctatcttaaagccaaatagctgaacgtggcctatcagtctttacaagactttgggctctgtctaccccgcaagggatatagacgtgattatatgtatttatgtaacttAAACCTGGACAGGAGAATAGAGCCACAGAGGGGTGCACTGCGGCGCATTGTAATGCAGGTGACCGTCCGGACCATACTTCTTCTTGAAGAACTTCAGCTCCGTCTTACAGGGCTCTGCAAATCAAAActcaatttttgtttgtttgtttgtaaattctttattgtacataacaaattataagtaatacataaaaaacattaaaaataacgacgtacaagggcggacttatccctgtgagggatttcttccagtcaaccaggtatttcaaagaaatatattatgaaaagGGAGTGTTTAATATCCAAATCCGTATGGGCTGATCGTGAAGCCACGAGGCTTGAAAGccacaaacatatataatacattataAGGTAAACCAAATCGCGTTTCAAaacaaactcaaaatattttaacgccatctagttataccttttacaattattgtttacATGGACACTAGCGCCTAACGGCAAACCAAAGAAGTCTTTctcatagtaaaataataaacttaaacataACCGCCCACCAAGGACAAACCCAGGGTTGTCCTTCAATTTATATCCGCCCACCATGAGGGGATCCCTGATTTATCATTAGTGGGTAAACCAAACGTTATCAATTAacttatacaaacaaaaaacaaagcaatggactgtattcaaaaacaaaacaataacttCTTATGAAGTAATGGGAAGTACAATGATTTTTGAGACTGGCCGCTTGATAtgagaatttttaattctcaAGGTAACTACCCGGGTGACACCATCTCTTCCCGGATGTTTTTCAACAATAACACCGTATAACCAACGGCTTGGGGGCAAGCCATCCTCTTTAACCAAAACTACCTCCCCTATACCAGGTTCGGGGGTGTGTACTGACCACCGATATCTACAATAATACTGAGCCAGATATTCCTTTGACCAACAACGCCAAAAATCCTGTAGCATTTTTTGGGTATGCTGCCATCTTCGTAATGAAGAAACATTAGAAGATTGAAAGTTATAATCTGGCGTAGTAACCAACGTATCACCTGTAATAAAATGTCCCGGAGTTAAAATCATGCCTATATCATTTTCCTTATTCAAACGCGACAAAGGTCTCGAGTTTAGACAAGCTTCAACTTGAGCCAAAACCGTAGACATTTCTTCGTAAGTGAGTGTCGTATCGCCAATTACACGATTTAAATGACCTTTAACCGACTTTATTCCGGCCTCCCATAAGCCTCCAAAATTAGGAGCTCGAGGAGGTATAAAGTGCCAACTGGTTCCATTAGTTGCCAAAAACTCTGCTACCTCTCGAGAAATATCCCTTTTTTCAGACTGGAACATACGCTCGAGTTCTCTGGATGCTCCTAAAAAATTAGTTCCATTGTCACTGTACATATTGTGACAAGGACCACGACGAGCAACAAACCTTTTAAATGCCTGCAAGAAACCATTAGTTGTTAAGTCACTAACAGCCTCTATATGTGCAGCCTTGGTggacatacaaacaaataaacagatATAGCCCTTGTAGGAGTGATGTCCACGTCCTCGAGCTGATCGCATGTTGATCGGTCCGGCAAAGTCTACTCCACTGTTCGCAAACGGTCTGCTTGGAGTCACTCTAACCGTTGGTAACTGTCCCATTAATGGTGTTGGAGGGGCCTTTGCAAATCTTATACACCTGACACATTTTCTTATGTGTCCTTTAATCAATTGCTTCATGCCAAGAATCCAATATTTGGATCTCAAAAAACTCAACATTAGTTGATAACCGCCATGCATTGTGGTTTGATGAGCGTGAGCAATGATTAATGAAGTTAAATGACATTTGGGTAGTAAAATTGGATGTTTTTGAGATTCCAGTAAACATGAAAACTCTAGTCTACCACCAACTCTCAATaggtttttattatcaataaatggatttaaattatgaattttactttttttatttatatcaatttttaattttatattatttatttctttttcaaagtgttcgttttgaataatttttattaaacaattaaaagcTAAAGACAATTCTTCACTAGTTAAGTAATTAGAAACAGCCTGACGAGGAGACTTCATTTTCAAAAAACGTCGACAATATGCTGTTACTCGTATGAGTCTAGTGAGAGAAGAAAACCTTTCTATTATTGAATACTCTACCGTGCTACAATGAACTTTTGCCAGTTCCAAATCTGTTGTAGCAGTTTTAAGTTTAGTATAGGTAATAGAAGATTCATGAAGAAAATCAGGACCAGAGAACCATATTGGTGTTTTTACCAATTGAGCAGGTTGTGTTCCTCGTGAAGCACAATCTGCTGGATTATGTTTAGTGCTTATATGCGACCACTGTTGTGGTTCTAATGTCGTGACAATCTCAGACACACGATTTGCCACAAACGTTTGCCAGCGACTAGGATGATTATTAATCCATGCTAACACTACAGTTGAGTCCGTCCACGCGTGGAGGTTAGATTTCTCCACATTAAGAACACCCGCGATTTCAAGTAGCAGCCTTGTTACCAGAACTGCTCCACAAAGTTCCAGGCGCGGTATGGAAATTTGCTTTACTGGAGCCACCTTAGTCTTAGCTGAAATTAAAGCGACATGTATTTTACCATCCTTGTCTATGATGCGAATATACACCACAGCAGCGTATGCCAACTTTGACGCATCACTAAAGCCATGTAATTCTACAACTTCATCAGTTTTGCGTGTGCCGTACCATCGAGGTaagttaatttcatttaattttaacaattcttCTCGATATTTAAACCATTCTTGAACTATATTATCTGGTACTTCCTCATCCCAATCTACTCCAGCCAAccacattttttgtattattattttcgctATAATAATGCTGGGAGCGACCCAACCTAAAGGATCGAATAGGCGAGAAATATCAGATATAATACTTCTTTTAGTTGCAGGTATCTTCGGCGGCATTAACTTTACCACATACTTAAACGAGACTTCTTCGCGACACCAGGTAAGtccaagtatttttattgtagaatccatttttaaatttagaacttCCTTTACATTAGTTCctttttcatcttttttcCTTCCTATTTCCTTAAGTTTTTCTATAAATTCATCATTATTACTTGTCCACTTTTGTAACGTAAATCCACCTTTTCCAAGTAACTTGTTCATTTCCTCATACAATTTAATTCCTTCAGCCTCTGTTTCTACACCTGACATAAGATCATCAACATAATAATCATTCTTTACTCTTTCAGATGCAGTTGGATAGACGCCACCCTCATCATGTGCTACCTGTTGGAGTGCTCGAATTGCCAGGTAAGGAGCAGATGCTGTACCAAATGTGACTCTTAATAATCGataatcttttatttcagAACATTCATCATCACGCCACAGAATTCTCTGTAAATCGACGTGTTCTTCATCAACTTTCACctgtctgtacatttttacaatatctGCTGACAGTGTGATTGGGTAAGTTCTCCATTTGATTATTAAATGCCGAAGTTCCGGTTGCAAGGTAGGTCCTAACATTAGTGCATCATTTAATGATTTACCATTTTTTCCCTTGCAGGATGCATCGAATACAACTCTCACTTTGGTTGTATCTCTTTGTAAATTTACTACCGCATGATGTGGTAAGTAAACagcatttactttatttttctctgaGTCAGGAACCAACTCCATATGGCCCAGCTCTATATATTCatcaataacttttttatattcttttttcagatCTTCATTTTTCTTGAGTCTTGCTTCCAACAACAGCAGCCTTTTCTCAGCAATCTCTCGTGAATTTGAAGGtaacatattttcaaaatctcGTAATGGAAGTTTTACTATATATCTACCTTCTGAATCCCGTCGAGTAGTTTCTGTGAAGATTGTTTCGCACTTCTGTTCTTCTACTGTCAGAATACGATCCTGCTTCAACCCTGCGTCAGACTCAAGCTCCCAAAATTTTTTCAACATCTCATTGTCATCAATATGCGCATGCATAACCACAATGTTATTCGAGGCTGAAGATGTTTCTTTTACAGCACCTGAGACGATCCATCCCAACGATGTCGCCTGGGCAACTGGTGTGCCGCTAGAAGCCCTTCTTATTCCATCACGTAAAACCATGCCGTATACCTCGGCTCCCAATAGAATGTTAATTCTACTAGGTGTATGGAATTGAGGATCAGCTAGTTGcaaatctttaaattcctCCCATTCAAGGGCCACTGTCTTCGATGGCAAAAAGCTcgttattgaatttaaaacatacGCCTTTACCGTGATAACGACATTTTTATCAAAGACAGAGTGTAATTTTATGTCAACAATTGACTTAGCACATAATTGAGAATTTTCACCAATTCCTGAAACAAATCCTTTAATTGGTATTTTCTTTAATCCTAAAAACTGCACAGTTGCCTCTGTTATAAAAGACGCCTGTGAGCCTTGGTCAAGAATTGCCCTGATTGTTTGCATACCCTTTTGTGTATCTACACTTACCAAAGCTGTAGCTAACAATACTTCTTTAATAGAGCGATCTGCCGAAAAACATGACACTACTGAGGACTCTCCCACTGAGGTACCAAAATCCTTGGCAACCGCTTTATTTTCGATGAGTGGTTTAACATCAGTATTCTGAACGCTATTGGCCTCAGAAATACCTGTCCCAGATGTACTTCCGACACTGGAATGTAAAAGAGAGTGATGTGAACGTTTACATatacgacaattatttttGCTAGTACAAAATTTAGCTGAATGACTTGCACccaaacatttaaaacacaacttaTTTGTTTTAGCAAATTCACGACGACTATCAACGTCTTGTTTTCcgaatttcttacaaaaaattatgcgATGACtttcattacaaaaacaacTTTCATTTGTCACAGCGTGAAGTACTTTAGGTTTAGAAAAGTTACCTTGAGATTTTTTACCTTCAATAAATTCTAACGCTCGATATCTGTTCCCAATAAATTccttaaattgataaaatgtaggtaattcATCTGTACCATTGTTGTTAGAAACATCTAACTCCCATTGTCTTTTAGATTCAGTATCTAACTTTAACGACATCAAatgaacaataataatatcccATGTCTCAACTGGTATTTGTAAATTAGACAAAGCTTCCAAACATTCGATCGTAGTATCtaacaaactttttaaacCACTTGCCGATTCAGTAACAATATTCTTTTGACTTAACAACCGTTTTAGAATACAATGTgacaaatatcttttattattgtatctaGACTCTAATAGATTCCAACAACGTTCATAGTTTGACTCAGACACAGAAATATGTTTTACAATTTGTTCGGCTTCTCCAGATAAACAACCTTTTAAGTAATGAAGTTTTTGTACTTTATCAATAGACTGATTTTTATGAATGAGCGAAGTAAacatatctttaaaactagGCCAATCAAGATAGTCTCCTGAAAATTTaggtattgttattttaggtAAACGAACTTGTGATTGTGTACTGCACTCATTGTAATTAGAAGTAGATTGTTCACATTTCTTTGGTTCTTTAAATTGTGACATAACAGACTTCAATTCAGATTtataatcaatataaatatccTCTGTACTATCGTACATGTCTTGTTTACAATAAGTGCTTTGCTTGTACTCTTTGACACCTACAATCTTTTTATGATTAGTTGTGAATTCAAGCCAAAGCGTTTCAAGATTTTCTAACCTAGTTTCAACATAAGCTTCTTTAATTCTTTCCTTAGgggattttttataattcatgaAAGACTTttctattctttctttaagaTCATCCTGTTTACATAGTAAAGTTTCCATTttgaatgataaatataacacactttttgaatacaaaaatgaaacgATACaacttattgaaaatattataagttcaAGAAATGTTCACTAGCTTTTGTTTCTTGTCGAAATTGTcgaaaaattgaaattatttttctaagttCACACCAAATcgtgaaaattttacaaatcttttttacaattaaatcctGGGTGAAATTGGACATAGGTTCCCCGTCTCAACAGAGTTGGGAAAACTATTCTAAGTCCTAATTTCTAGCACTAAAAGTTAAAGTTCAAATCTTCTACAATTTAAGGGTTACTTTTGCTTGACTACTTATGACTTCAAAGTACTCACAGTTGAATccaattgattgattgaatcACTCACTGCAATTTCACTTCACTACTTCAAGCAAGACCACCTCGGCCTCGCCTCGAAGTTTTCCTGTGTCTCGCCTCTGGGTCACCTCTGCCTCGCCGGGGAAGATCTACCTCGCCCCGCCGCCTTCAGGTCTTGACAAGTACACCTGCACCTGTCACCCGATGAAGTGCGCCCCGAACAGCGATCCACTGCCCATAGGTGCGCTGGATCCAATGCGCCGCTAGCGCCAAAATATCCGGATACGATAGGACCAATGTTTAATATCCAAATCCGTATGGGCTGATCGTGAAGCCACGAGGCTTGAAAGccacaaacatatataatacattataAGGTAAACCAAATCGCGTTTCAAaacaaactcaaaatattttaacgccatctagttataccttttacaattattgtttacATGGACACTAGCGCCTAACGGCAAACCAAAGAAGTCTTTctcatagtaaaataataaacttaaacagggagaaagaaatattttataaccacATTGAGAAAAAGTACATTGTGTTTACAGACTGTGGCCAGTCGACGATTTTCTTTATCAAAATCTTGCTGAAACTTAATCTCTAAGAAGGACCCAAAAAGGGCAAACACCATAGGGTGGGTGATGAAGAATCTTTAGAAGAGCTTACAAGCTGTTGTAAAGAAATTGTCAAGGTAAAAGTCTACCTTTACCTTACTAGTAATGATTAGCTAAGTATCGTCATTCCTCATCTTGCGACTAACGAAGATtatttagttacatacatacatatggtcacgtctatatcccttgcggggtagacagagccaacagtcttgaaaagactgaatggccacgttcagctatttggcttaatgatagaattgagattcaaatagtgacaggttgctagcccatcgcctaaaaaagaatcccaagtttgtaagcctatcccttagtcgccttttacgacatccattggaaagagatggagaatTATTTAGTTAATTGAGAAATACCTCGTTTGCAAGACTAACCTAACTCCATAGAACTATCCACTCAAATTGCAAGATCATTACCATTGGCTGTCAGAGAATCGTCATCCCTCTTCTTACGACTGGCGAACACTGATGAGCTGACGGTGTGTATGTCCTGGCAGCGACCTTGTCTGCAGACCAGACCATCATCACAGCCCGGCTCCAGGAATTCCTCCTCCACCTTACAacattgagaaaaaaaaaagaataggaccactccgtcttattcccatggatgtcttaaaaggcaactaagggataggcttttaaacttaggattcttcttttaggcgatgggctaccaacctgtcactatttgaatctcaattctatcattaagccaatcagctgaacgtggtcctgtctaccccgcaagggataaagaagtgattatatgtctgtatgtatgtactggtTTATGACAGTCACAAAATTTCCCGAATCTATTACTTACGATCAAGCTATCCGGGACAGACGCTGTGATAAATGACAGAAATAAGGGAAAAATTAGAGAGTACACAACGAACCTCTATTTCCTTAGACCCGTTTACATCGTGATAAGTCTTCTTGAATTCAGCACACTTCTGGTCCAGTTctggaaacaaaataatattgtttttgggAGATTTTTTACCTAATTTGAGCATAAAACAGCATACACTCGAACACTTTACACATGGTATGACAATCAACTCGGGggtcttttttttcttattcgtCTCAGAACTTCAGCAATAACCGTGCTGAAGGAACCACTATGTCGTTGGGGGTCGAATTAAGTTAGTTTCATTTGTCTGTAATACCACTCAGCTTGCTGTTGTTAACGATATATTTGGTTATataacgtgtggttcccagcactaaagaataggaccactccatctcttacccatggatgtttTAGAAGGTGACtataggataggcttataaacttggggttcatcttgtaggcgatgggctagcaacctgtcactatttgaatctcaatcctacttcctactactattataaaggcgaaagtttgtatggatgtatggatgtttgttactctttcacgcaaaaactactgaaccgattaccatgaaatttggtatgtaggtagctgaagacccagaataacacataggctactttttatcccagagttcccgcgggattgatagggtttccatgcggacgaagtcgcgggcggcctctagttccattataaagccatatagctgaacgtggcccttggtcttttcaagactgttggctctgtctaccccgcaagggatatagaatatatatgatatattGAAAGATACTTTTCCATTTCGTGATCTTAAATGTCCACAAGCTCCCGTTATGAAGGAAAGTACTAAAATTTTTCACGAGAAAGAGCGCAATGATATACCTAATTGTTTATGAGACACTTTTAAGACGACTTATTCAGACTTTCAAACAAGTTTCTGATAGGCTGGTGCCGAAACTAACGGAAGAACAAACTGCAATGGCCACAGCAGTTGCACTGGTCCTTGTCCGGTATGAACGCGCCGGGAGGGCAGTCCCACTCGTGCGCATACAGCAGCATACACTCGAACCCCCTACAAGTCGTGGGACAGTCTTTGCCGTGGGTCGGCGGTGAGTAACGGAAGTTACGACGCCTGGAAGGAGAACTACATTTATGGAGGAAAACCAAGGGGGGCTTATGAACGAATGttgatagatatatttttctttttactctcTATGTTTGTCCTATAgaaatatatacttacctttaaactgaaatatataagtatgttctTAAAACTAGGTTGAACGCAGCATCAAAtcgtaaaaaagaaaaagatgatAAAACTTATATAACTTGTTAATGTTCGTGAATAATAGGGTAGGATATTACATaggacataaaaatattgcattggtAACCTAGGAATTATAGCGGGACCGATAGCTCcagctcgaccgccaccaaagggaaaatcttccgccaggctaggtgttatgcctggggaaccgcggctccgacaaTGTTGTGTCGGAGTTTGTgcatatgctccaatccgtgaaatctttgcttgcgcgatttagactcttcgctgttatCGGCTGATAGTATCACGTAATTGGCCGTTGTGACTTGttgcgtagagatgtcgccacagaataattacattttcatgtaaattgtttattgCAACTGCTTTAAATAAGAGCAAGATTCCCCTTAAAAGACGTAGACTTCAATTATAGACCTCACTAACTTACTCCAGGATGATGGTCACAAGTGGACCCTGAGCTATCTGGTGAGCATCGAGAGGATAACAGAAAGGccaaaaaactttttacagCATATAGCATTTCAGGTAGCTTCTGTAGCGGACTTAGAAAGGCAACTGCCGAGTATGAAATCGGATACGCTATGTTGCAAGAGAAGTACTTAATTGTTGACGAAGAAttacgtacatatttataagcgTGTCTTTTGGCATCGTGGGACTGGTAACCGGAACACCTAAAAGAACATAAAAAACCCGATTAAGTGCAATTATTAGAAGGTCTATGCCATGAAAGTTGGCTAGATCTGAGGACCTGAAAATTTATCGAGTTTCAATTGGATACTACTAGTCTACGTGttcctgtaaaaaaaagtaatgggTAAATTGACTTAAACGAACTATCTTTAGAATATAACTACtcccatatctttcccgtgaatgtcgcaaaaggcgactaagtgataggcttataaacttggcattcctcttgtaggcgatgggctcgcaatctgtcactatttgaatctcaatcccaacataaagccatacagctgaatgtggcctttcagtcttttcaagacagtacGCTTtgtctatctcttagtcgccttttacgacatccacggaaaagagatggaatggttctattctttttcttattggtgccgggaaccacacggcactatttttACTAacaacttattattatactaacaTCTTCGCAATGACTTGTCACACCGTAAAGCCCTAAACTCCTGCTCAGGATGACCCCAGTAAGGATTACAGCCGGCCCTAAAATCTGAAAAAACGTTTCACGACATGAAaaccatattattataaatagtttcAGTACAAAAGGTAAAGAGGCGCTCTCTAGAAAGCGTATACTTACTGAACAAGATGATGTTTGTTCCTATATTATTAACctttttgtacataatacacatttaataaaaaaaaattattattgttctaTTCATCATAATAGCCGGTATAAACCTGCCCGCTGttccatataattttaaaattgcgatgctcaacagggttcatattgtacctatttataggCAGTATCTAACTGTAATTCATCTAATGTACTTTatgtgtgcaataaagattttgaattgaaaaattctttagcAAATTCTAGCTGAAGCgattcgggctcgaccgccaccaaagggaagatcttccgccaggcgaggtgttatgcctggggaaccgcgcgacacacgatgttgtgtcggaggttgtacaTTTGCTataatccgtgaaatctttgcttgcgcgatttagacccttcgctgttattggctgatagcATCGTGGAATGGAaaagatgtcgccacagattTAAGCAAAAGACAGTACAATACTGTAGCGGggcatacaaacaaaaaacatacctaTGGAAGTGACCGGCAGGAATTCTTCTGAATCAAAATTGTATTCGTCTTGAATACACGACTGATCAAGTTCTGAAAACGGCAATAAAATccataataatgttaaaaataattcagtcCATTTAGGTATATcggtttacaattttttttaaaagctaaAAGGTCTATAATGTCAGACAAACTCtctctgtttggtcagctggtaggctggtagagaatgccgtaatgcattaagtccgcctttgttcattttaatttgtgcaataaatttagagtgccgtgtggttcccggcaccaatacaaaaaagaacaggaccactccacctctttcccatagatggaAATGGCTGaacgttcagtcttttctagactgttggctctgcctaccccgcaaggaatatagacgtgaccatatgtatgtatgtatgtaatttataatttgtatgtatagagAAATGAAACCTTTTTTCGTCGTCCGTAAAACCAGGTCAAATCAGATTGCGGCTAAAATCAATAGTTGTTGCGTCCCAGAGTATGATCTTCAGACGGCATCTCCCTTCGAAAATTATTTGACTGACTTACCATTTTACCGTAGTCTTATGCTGACCCCAAGCGACCAGAATAAATGctagttcattcattcattcataaaatcacgtctatataccttgcggggtagtcagagccagcagtcttgaaaggctgataggccacttttagcaggcttaatgatagaattgatattcaaacagtgacaggttgctaacccatcacctaaaaggagaatctcaaatttataagcctatcacttagtcgcctttttcgacatcaatggtaaagagatgtcccttagtagccttatacccatggaaaagagatgcaatggtcctattctttttttatatttgcgcCAGGAAACCCACAAGAATGGCAAAAAAAGAGATTCGTATCACCTCTATAAAAGATACACTCGTCGCAGCATCGGCACTGAGTGTAGTCTGCCGGCAGAAACATGGTGCGCCATTTCCCGTACTTCCGGTCGCAGTACGTGCGATACTCAGAAGGCTGAACCCTTCTTTCTCTGTGCAAATGGACAAAGGGTCTTACACACTAAAGTCGTACGGAATAAGTGGCTTTAAAAGATTAGTCTCTCACTCCAAGCACGAACGAAATTTATTCAATCTTGAAAACATATCGTCAGCTCTCTTAAATGGTGAGTACATAATAGGTACATAAGTAAAAGGAAACTTACTTTGATGGAGTCAAGAAAGGCTGCTCAGAGTTAGCAAACGCGAGGTTAATtgcttttgttaaataaaaagagtatTGCCTCCAAttgatatcctcctttttttacataatcatatttttttaaataatcacgtctctagacagagcggggtagacagagccaacagtcttgtaaagactgataggccacgttcagctgtttggcttaatgatctAGCTaactagtccatcgcctaaaagaagcattccaagtttgttagcctatcccttagtcgccttttaggactTTTCcgtggaaacgagatggagtgattcttttttttattggtgccgggaaccacacgacatccTTTTTGTAAGTAGAtgaaatttctaaaaccttctCCTAAGTGTAACAAGCACGTTCCTAAAAATCATCATAAatatcggttcagcgaaacgcgagataatctccgacaaacaaacatacttatagGTCAAACTGAGAATCACCTTTTTTTGAATGCggttacaaataatttaattatttaattaagtacaatAACATTACTTGCAAGAATCCCGAAACAGCTCACATTCGGTGAAATTGCTGAAGTGTGGACACTGTGGGCAGACGTGATAATCTGCAAAATTATATGATGTCTTTAATCCCTCACTCTTACATTAGTTCTCGCTACAAATAagtattcttaataaaaaccGCTTATGACCAGATCCAAGGAATCAAGCGATTATGTGAGACTTGATCCTACCGAAATCAACCACACATTGCGTCAAATAAacggcctttgtggcgcagcggtagtacgctcgtttgtgacaccggagatcccgggttcgaatcgcggccagggcatgatgagaaacgaactttgtctgattggcctgggtcttggatgtttatctatataagtatttattataaaatatagtgtcgttgagttagtatctcgtaacacaagtctcgaacttactttgaggttaaatcaatctgtgtaatttgtcccatttatatttatatatactcgtatatatacaTTACTAGGTTATGGG from Amyelois transitella isolate CPQ chromosome 24, ilAmyTran1.1, whole genome shotgun sequence harbors:
- the LOC106135791 gene encoding uncharacterized protein LOC106135791 yields the protein MNRQGMLAIFISCLCYVACDRSVPVLTLEVQADDANKTTDKQHMRYFPFTMLIDKSQDTSQYWRETEILSLVRNDEVDIDYERCERTAASAHVVQPPSKRTIRPICRTRIDYHVCPQCPHFSNFTECELFRDSCKERRVQPSEYRTYCDRKYGKWRTMFLPADYTQCRCCDECIFYRELDQSCIQDEYNFDSEEFLPVTSIDFRAGCNPYWGHPEQEFRALRCDKSLRRCVPVTSPTMPKDTLINMRRNFRYSPPTHGKDCPTTCRGFECMLLYAHEWDCPPGAFIPDKDQCNCCGHCSLFFQLDQKCAEFKKTYHDVNGSKEIEVEEEFLEPGCDDGLVCRQGRCQDIHTVSSSVFASRKKRDDDSLTANEPCKTELKFFKKKYGPDGHLHYNAPQCTPLWLYSPVQCRRFICYCALEDGTFIEGIKVPRVEVSNMNCDCAREKCRSGSDVECDGYGNYREAIFSSQMDDDQLDSSDDSSESEESVHRHGRDLKTSIANVCEASNDQGHSGKNSTNKTNGDVCQPGKM